Proteins encoded by one window of Nomascus leucogenys isolate Asia chromosome 19, Asia_NLE_v1, whole genome shotgun sequence:
- the TIMM22 gene encoding mitochondrial import inner membrane translocase subunit Tim22 isoform X2: MAAAAPNAGGSAPEAAGSAEAPLQYSLLLQYLVGDKRQPRLLEPGSLGGIPSPAKGEEQKMIEKVMESCAFKAALACVGGFVLGGAFGVFTAGIDTNVGFDPKDPYRTPTAKEVLKDMGQRGMSYAKNFAIVGAMFSCTECLVESYRGKSDWKNSVISGCITGGAIGFRAGLKAGAIGCGGFAAFSAAIDYYLR, translated from the exons ATGGCGGCGGCCGCCCCCAATGCCGGGGGTTCGGCCCCTGAGGCAGCGGGTTCCGCCGAAGCTCCGCTGCAGTACAGCCTTCTCCTGCAGTACCTGGTGGGTGACAAGCGTCAGCCCCGGCTCCTGGAGCCTGGGAGCCTGGGCGGGATCCCAAGTCCAGCGAAGGGTGAGGAGCAGAAGATGATCGAGAAGGTGATGGAAAGCTGCGCTTTCAAGGCTGCGCTGGCCTGCGTGGGAG GATTTGTCTTAGGAGGTGCATTTGGGGTGTTTACCGCCGGCATCGATACCAACGTGGGCTTTGACCCTAAGGATCCTTACCGTACACCGACTGCAAAAGAAGTTCTGAAAGACATGGGGCAGAGAGGAATGTCCTATGCCAAAAATTTTGCCATTGTGGGAGCCATGTTTTCTTGTACTGAGTGTTTGGTAGAATCT TACCGGGGAAAATCGGATTGGAAGAACAGTGTCATTAGTGGCTGCATCACTGGAGGAGCCATTGGTTTCAGAG CTGGCTTAAAGGCTGGGGCCATTGGTTGTGGAGGTTTTGCTGCTTTCTCTGCTGCGATTGATTATTACCTCCGGTGA
- the TIMM22 gene encoding mitochondrial import inner membrane translocase subunit Tim22 isoform X1 yields MAAAAPNAGGSAPEAAGSAEAPLQYSLLLQYLVGDKRQPRLLEPGSLGGIPSPAKGEEQKMIEKVMESCAFKAALACVGGFVLGGAFGVFTAGIDTNVGFDPKDPYRTPTAKEVLKDMGQRGMSYAKNFAIVGAMFSCTECLVESYRGKSDWKNSVISGCITGGAIGFREAAVFYHWATFHLSCPDLPRAQSWFSHLLRDRMICCHETWFCSSSTIYDDRVTSLPVVPLLSFARASLRSSAVSRTALITFPRMYSINKSGSRPYAFI; encoded by the exons ATGGCGGCGGCCGCCCCCAATGCCGGGGGTTCGGCCCCTGAGGCAGCGGGTTCCGCCGAAGCTCCGCTGCAGTACAGCCTTCTCCTGCAGTACCTGGTGGGTGACAAGCGTCAGCCCCGGCTCCTGGAGCCTGGGAGCCTGGGCGGGATCCCAAGTCCAGCGAAGGGTGAGGAGCAGAAGATGATCGAGAAGGTGATGGAAAGCTGCGCTTTCAAGGCTGCGCTGGCCTGCGTGGGAG GATTTGTCTTAGGAGGTGCATTTGGGGTGTTTACCGCCGGCATCGATACCAACGTGGGCTTTGACCCTAAGGATCCTTACCGTACACCGACTGCAAAAGAAGTTCTGAAAGACATGGGGCAGAGAGGAATGTCCTATGCCAAAAATTTTGCCATTGTGGGAGCCATGTTTTCTTGTACTGAGTGTTTGGTAGAATCT TACCGGGGAAAATCGGATTGGAAGAACAGTGTCATTAGTGGCTGCATCACTGGAGGAGCCATTGGTTTCAGAG AAGCAGCAGTGTTTTATCACTGGGCCACTTTCCATCTGTCATGCCCTGACTTACCCAGAGCACAAAGCTGGTTTTCTCATCTTCTGAGAGACAGGATGATTTGCTGTCATGAAACCTGGTTTTGCTCCTCAAGCACCATTTATGATGACAGAGTGACTTCTCTGCCAGTCGTCCCATTGCTCAGCTTCGCCAGGGCCTCTTTGAGAAGCTCTGCTGTCTCCAGGACTGCTTTGATCACCTTCCCCAGAATGTATTCCATAAACAAATCAGGGTCAAGGCCATATGCTTTCATTTGA